In one Colletotrichum destructivum chromosome 2, complete sequence genomic region, the following are encoded:
- a CDS encoding Putative vacuolar fusion protein Mon1 yields the protein MGEDHDNSPGEGQPPPLPPRPSIESSASIDARMAMAAATTAVTPLDIQTLSFPDGSRGTFSTPGTRAVSTPVQSPNSGQATPTKTLADREDSMSIASFSPTLRPPNDIASLLVGEFNKRSPAWNLLRSQSATVPPFETLRMDDATRNLAGFAQEFDDLPDGSDESVKDEDRAAMWKAKLKHYMILSSAGKPIYSRHGDLGLINSSMGVIQTLISFYEGAKNPLSGFTAGNTRFVITTQGPLYFVAISRLGESDSQLRAQLDALYMQILSTLTLPTLKNIFVHRPSSDLRKPLEGTEPLISSLADNFTKGSPSALLGALECLKLRKSQRHAINNAFLKQRTEKLLYGLIVAGGKLVSVIRPRRHSLHPSDLQIIFNMLFESGGIKAGGGENWIPLCLPAFNNRGYLYMYVSFFDGVDGEQATGQNPPAANTDEELAIILISPDKESFFELKQMRDAVAASLAKSGHLALIQGAARAGRPKTTDIAPGGQISHFLYKSRANVQFSMSALDPVFSALIARRRLMGLYHQLHAAVHAKHSHMRVLHSVSEDATSLAWITPIFEFYCVAGPNVSRAVLTQGANKVIQWARREEERIFIIGGGVF from the coding sequence GGCCATGGCAGCTGCAACCACTGCAGTCACGCCGCTCGACATCCAGACCCTATCCTTCCCCGATGGCTCACGCGGCACTTTTTCGACGCCGGGCACCAGAGCCGTATCGACGCCCGTTCAGTCCCCTAATAGCGGACAGGCGACGCCCACAAAGACATTGGCCGACAGAGAAGACTCCATGAGCATCGCGAGCTTTTCGCCCACGCTACGGCCGCCCAATGACATTGCCAGCCTGCTGGTGGGAGAGTTCAATAAGAGAAGCCCTGCATGGAACCTGCTCAGGTCACAATCGGCAACCGTACCACCGTTTGAAACTCTGAGGATGGACGACGCGACCCGCAATCTAGCCGGCTTCGCGCAAGAGTTCGACGACCTACCCGATGGATCGGATGAAAGcgtcaaggacgaggaccgaGCCGCTATGTGGAAAGCAAAGTTAAAGCACTACATGATCCTCTCATCTGCCGGAAAGCCCATATATAGTCGGCATGGGGACCTAGGACTGATCAACTCGTCTATGGGCGTCATTCAGACACTCATATCTTTCTACGAAGGGGCTAAGAACCCGCTATCTGGCTTCACAGCCGGTAACACGAGATTCGTCATCACAACACAGGGGCCTTTATACTTCGTGGCCATCAGCCGGCTCGGAGAGAGTGACTCGCAACTGAGGGCACAGCTTGACGCCTTATACATGCAGATTTTATCGACACTCACATTACCGACACTGAAGAATATCTTCGTACACCGCCCATCCAGCGATCTCCGGAAACCGCTGGAGGGCACCGAGCCCCTGATTTCGTCTCTCGCCGACAATTTCACGAAgggctcgccgtcggcccTTCTCGGGGCTTTGGAATGCCTCAAGCTTCGCAAGTCCCAGCGGCATGCCATCAACAACGCCTTTCTCAAGCAGCGGACAGAAAAGCTCCTCTACGGCCTCATCGTagccggcggcaagctcgtcAGTGTCATCCGCCCGCGCCGACACTCCCTACACCCCAGCGACCTGCAAATCATATTCAATATGCTGTTCGAATCGGGCGGCATCAAagccggtggcggcgaaAACTGGATCCCCCTCTGCCTGCCCGCGTTCAACAACCGCGGCTACTTGTACATGTACGTCAGCTTCtttgatggcgtcgacggcgagcaggccACGGGACAGAACCCGCCGGCAGCAAACACCGACGAAGAGCTggccatcatcctcatcagcCCGGACAAGGAGTCATTCTTCGAGCTCAAACAAATgcgagacgccgtcgccgcttcTCTGGCGAAGTCTGGCCACCTCGCACTGATCCAGGGCGCCGCACGCGCCGGCCGGCCCAAGACGACGGACATTGCTCCGGGCGGCCAAATATCCCACTTCCTCTACAAGTCCCGTGCAAACGTCCAGTTCAGCATGTCGGCCCTTGAccccgtcttctccgcccTCATtgcccgccgtcgtctcaTGGGCCTCTACCATCAACTCCACGCTGCCGTCCACGCGAAACACTCCCACATGCGCGTCCTGCACTCTGTCTCCGAGGACGCGACCTCTCTTGCCTGGATCACCCCGATATTCGAGTTCTACTGCGTCGCCGGGCCTAACGTGTCTCGCGCCGTGCTGACCCAAGGGGCCAACAAGGTTATTCAGTGGGCCCGCCGCGAGGAGGAACGaatcttcatcatcggcggAGGAGTGTTTTGA